A DNA window from Drosophila pseudoobscura strain MV-25-SWS-2005 chromosome 2, UCI_Dpse_MV25, whole genome shotgun sequence contains the following coding sequences:
- the LOC6897455 gene encoding formin-like protein 20 produces the protein MKLFTTAFCLSLAFSLASAKKVVQETGRLITIQSPAPAPAPAPPPQQSVIYKLPPQHYYPPPPQHCNCPPGPPGPPGPPGAQGPAGQPGAKGHKGEKGDRGEKGEKGHYGMPGPPGLPGPIGPPGPSKYRGDHDHHHHHHPPPGPPPPPPPPPPPPPPPPPPHHHHHPHPPIIPPPPIIIPIPTLPLPPPHKGGHHHHHKGSKGPPGPPGPPGTGPPGPPGPPGNSHHHHPHPHPPPPPPPPPPYPYPPTVPYPTPPQIPWFPVPVPVPWPSKGHKGDKGHYHHYPPSDGHHKGGHHHNNHNKGDHHHHHHHHPPSHWPHYPHEGGHKGHHPPPPYGGGHKGNPHDPQHGGHKGGPHDPQHGGHKGGPHDPQHGGHKGDHHHSSYPPNNHHNPGNGGHNHNHPSSPSHPQPDPHNPYHGESHDHHHHDNLIGPDQDHNGGEEQYPRDGLDVDAEVEVEEEEEGVENIIDESIQDSAETEESTHVEPTEFEQYSENTSYIIYENNTLDINDGAASMEEGMEEISEDENGSAPNNVETDGDDEVLVENQIEIETLNDDNQSTETDPVQERANKRPIILAIGTPRNPFHLYAYDHYNS, from the exons ATGAAGCTGTTCACAACAGCCTTCTGCCTAA GCTTGGCCTTCAGCCTGGCCAGTGCAAAGAAAGTGGTTCAAGAGACCGGAAGACTCATCACGATCCAATCCccagcaccggcaccggcaccggcaccaccTCCACAGCAGAGTGTTATTTATAAGCTTCCTCCGCAGCATTATTACCCGCCGCCCCCACAGCACTGCAACTGTCCGCCTGGCCCGCCCGGACCCCCAGGGCCTCCAGGGGCGCAAGGGCCTGCTGGCCAACCAGGTGCAAAAGGCCATAAAGGTGAAAAAGGTGATCGAGGGGAAAAGGGGGAGAAAGGGCACTATGGAATGCCGGGACCTCCAGGACTACCAGGGCCAATAGGACCACCTGGCCCTAGCAAGTACCGTGGCGACCAtgaccatcaccatcaccaccacccaccgccaggacctcctcctccccctccccctccaccgccgccaccgccaccgccgccaccaccacatcaccatcaccacccACATCCCCCAATAATACCGCCACCGCCAATAATAATTCCCATTccgacactgccactgccaccgcctcACAAAGGaggccatcatcatcaccacaAGGGATCTAAAGGACCCCCTGGACCCCCAGGGCCCCCAG GAACGGGACCGCCTGGACCTCCAGGACCTCCAGGAAattcccatcatcatcatccacatcctcaccccccaccaccaccaccaccgccgccaccgtaTCCCTACCCACCGACGGTACCATACCCCACTCCACCGCAAATTCCATGGTTTCCAGTTCCTGTACCAGTACCCTGGCCCTCAAAGGGGCACAAAGGTGACAAAGGGCATTATCACCATTATCCTCCATCGGATGGTCACCACAAGGGTGGACATCATCATAACAACCACAACAAAggtgatcatcatcatcatcatcatcatcatccacctTCCCATTGGCCACATTATCCCCACGAGGGAGGACATAAAGGTCACCACCCTCCCCCGCCGTATGGAGGTGGACACAAGGGTAACCCACACGATCCACAGCATGGAGGGCACAAAGGTGGCCCACACGATCCACAGCATGGAGGGCACAAAGGTGGCCCACACGATCCACAGCATGGAGGTCACAAGGGTGATCATCACCACTCTTCTTACCCGCCGAACAATCACCACAACCCCGGAAATGGAGGACATAATCATAACCATCCTAGTTCACCATCTCACCCGCAACCTGATCCACACAATCCTTATCATGGAGAATCccatgatcatcatcatcatgacaACCTTATTGGGCCCGATCAGGACCACAACGGAGGTGAAGAACAATACCCGCGTGATGGTCTGGATGTAGATGCTGAAGTAGAGgtagaggaagaggaagagggcGTTGAGAACATTATTGACGAAAGTATTCAGGACTCTGCTGAGACCGAAGAATCTACGCACGTCGAACCGACTGAATTTGAACAGTATTCCGAGAATACTAGCTATATCATTTATGAAAACAACACACTGGACATAAACGATGGAGCTGCCTCCATGGAGGAAGGAATGGAAGAGATTAGTGAGGATGAAAACGGAAGTGCACCAAACAATGTTGAAACAGACGGAGACGATGAGGTGTTAGTAGAGAATCAAATAGAGATTGAAACCTTGAATGACGATAACCAGTCTACAGAGACTGATCCTGTGCAGGAGCGAGCCAACAAACGACCAATTATCTTAGCTATTGGAACCCCACGAAATCCATTTCACCTGTACGCATATGATCACTACAACTCATGA
- the LOC26533261 gene encoding protein midgut expression 1, with protein MCKCLAGNVACCCFNCALSVLISIISTFLIVFIVVGLVVYFVYYHEKEDDVSKLKDTVTDNFQSGIDKIKNALGKT; from the exons ATGTGCAAGTGCCTCGCCGGTAACGTAGCGTGTTG CTGCTTTAATTGCGCCCTTAGTGTGCTAATATCAATCATCAGTACATTTCTAATCGTTTTCATTGTGGTCGGCTTGGTTGTGTACTTTGTTTACTACCACGAAAAGGAGGATGATGTCTCTAAACTCAAAGACACGGTCACCGATAACTTCCAGTCAGGCAttgacaaaataaaaaatgctcTAGGCAAGACATAA
- the Cad86C gene encoding cadherin-86C isoform X5, protein MLVVPSVRCSNVAEWMGRRDAWSAEKPPNTRTKPTRWEFHDGREHPSENVGRFQDNREKHHVQSAEEQQGRIRKQRTAKDDLHLSFHNSRTNLINDRDVYMEDLVENRDIVDDITRNREIKQLDYAQRQRCETEAHQIDDDSMRRHEIDRGSDMDFPAAQNSMKSKREMFIKEGNVEILQLMTRDKIHDGAALDDDNIYVNVPLKPLGNLSHPQLLMVDNTGKEILMRRFIEEQPDGKQIIREHYQIVPGATYIQSMPNEVQQASNLKVDTYPLVKSGPNSIVYSQMEPEVKVIHTQPEHAVEASSKMRPAISNHSLTQELEQSLKQQNSLLRQILLEKDKLESGYTQEVALETQSLPGQSMAIGTQTDCDAGTQTDTVASHIAHTSVSSQAHMKTKSSHRRARSENDESMSEDGYEYVRFIPPNSPEGTFWIKRRRTKKRRKQPRKRIVMVEEVKRKIRTPIKEEEELHERKSRVPPKKPMRETKTSILRKQLSDESRKTDATSNGESKASALLKSDVLIEVTDSFDENKSTRNHSTRKILVDKYYKHSDGEFDDGEFDEGDDTEYSFDSDGDEIVIRTSAVVPSRGQKSDQFVMEPKEKRNLSFSPENMGGIKQQKYPRTQTPEEAVQEAQLNSIPRLSRRDSKKRDNNPRRQTSSEPPHNRLSVSKFDSIAIEDDNTPPAATSLIDRSYQSEAELGNLEGARERNVPKYMEWYYNKKKSSLSGRTSTESSKSQPANKKKGGSSEKRVTKTRIAVQNQDSDFHDDGGKYKPEPAPRRSAPKGSRLLKEDRALNKQHRPKKETYTNHPLLQHSEHRFERESAIEVPAQPTKLPHYMYPETPPYAATASDKELSAQRQQPKPSPIKENEVKVTNSKINLLKQGRSLAHQTSSHAQKQLNASTLEDDHDSGIAMNSLLNSLGRRNPIAEKKSVFSIAYDDVSRVKKIPSGGESPQYS, encoded by the exons GTCGCAGAGTGGATGGGAAGACGCGATGCCTGGTCAGCGGAGAAACCCCCGAATACCAGAACGAAACCTACCCGATGGGAGTTCCATGACGGTCGTGAACATCCTAGCGAAAACGTAGGGAGATTTCAGGACAACCGAGAGAAACATCATGTACAATCAGCTGAGGAGCAACAGGGACGCATTAG AAAACAACGTACAGCCAAAGACGATCTTCATCTTAGTTTTCATAACTCTAGAACTAATCTTATTAATGACCGCGACGTATACATGGAAGACTTAGTTGAAAATCGAGATATAGTGGATGACATTACCCGAAACCGAGAAATTAAACAATTGGACTATGCGCAAAGACAGCGCTGTGAAACCGAAGCCCACCAAATTGACGACGACTCTATGCGTAGACACGAAATAGATCGCGGTAGCGACATGGACTTCCCCGCTGCACAAAACAGTATGAAGAGCAAACGCGAAATGTTTATAAAAGAAGGAAACGTGGAAATTCTTCAACTGATGACCAGAGATAAAATTCACGATGGTGCTGCCCTTGACGATGACAACATATATGTAAACGTGCCACTAAAGCCCTTAGGAAACCTGTCACATCCGCAGCTTCTAATGGTGGACAATACGGGTAAAGAGATTCTTATGCGGAGATTTATTGAAGAGCAACCAGATGGCAAGCAGATAATTCGAGAGCACTATCAAATAGTACCAGGAGCAACCTACATTCAATCCATGCCGAATGAAGTACAACAAGCCTCAAATTTAAAAGTCGATACGTATCCATTAGTCAAATCAGGGCCCAACAGTATTGTTTATTCTCAAATGGAACCGGAAGTAAAGGTCATACATACACAGCCAGAGCATGCTGTTGAAGCTAGTTCAAAGATGCGGCCTGCAATATCGAACCACTCTCTTACCCAGGAGCTGGAACAGTCTCTTAAGCAACAGAATTCCCTGCTGCGACAGATACTGCTCGAAAAGGACAAATTGGAGTCCGGCTATACACAGGAAGTGGCATTAGAAACACAGAGTCTGCCTGGTCAGTCGATGGCTATAGGTACGCAGACTGACTGTGATGCCGGGACGCAAACTGATACAGTTGCAAGCCATATCGCGCACACATCCGTCAGTTCACAAGCACATATGAAAACCAAATCGTCGCATCGTCGTGCTCGAAGCGAAAATGACGAGTCCATGTCTGAGGATGGCTATGAATATGTGCGGTTTATTCCACCAAATAGCCCTGAAGGTACGTTCTGGATCAAGCGTCGAAGGACGAAAAAGCGCCGAAAACAGCCACGTAAAAGGATCGTGATGGTGGAGGAGGTAAAACGTAAAATCCGCACACCCATTAAAGAGGAAGAAGAGCTGCACGAGCGGAAGAGTCGAGTCCCACCAAAGAAACCAATGCGGGAGACCAAGACAAGTATACTGCGGAAACAGCTAAGCGACGAAAGCCGCAAAACTGACGCCACTTCCAATGGAGAATCGAAGGCTAGCGCGCTTCTGAAATCAGATGTACTTATAGAGGTAACGGACTCATTCGACGAAAATAAAAGTACCAGAAACCACAGCACACGAAAGATTCTAGTTGATAAATATTACAAACATTCCGATGGGGAATTCGACGATGGCGAATTCGACGAAGGCGACGATACAGAGTATTCTTTTGACTCAGATGGAGATGAAATCGTAATCAGAACAAGCGCTGTAGTACCTTCACGAGGGCAAAAAAGCGATCAATTTGTAATGGAACCAAAAGAGAAGCGAAACTTATCATTTTCTCCAGAAAATATGGGAGGCATAAAGCAGCAAAAGTATCCCCGTACACAGACACCAGAGGAGGCAGTCCAGGAGGCacaattaaattcaattccgAGATTATCAAGAAGAGACAGCAAGAAGCGGGACAATAATCCCAGAAGACAAACCTCATCGGAGCCCCCGCACAACCGACTATCCGTTTCTAAGTTCGATTCGATAGCTATTGAAGACGATAATACACCCCCAGCAGCCACATCATTGATTGATCGAAGCTATCAAAGTGAAGCCGAGTTAGGAAATCTTGAGGGGGCAAGAGAACGCAATGTGCCCAAGTATATGGAGTGGTactacaataaaaaaaaatcgtcTCTAAGCGGCCGTACCTCGACGGAGTCATCGAAATCTCAACCcgcgaacaaaaaaaagggtgGTTCATCAGAAAAACGCGTTACAAAGACGCGTATCGCCGTCCAGAACCAAGATAGTGATTTCCATGATGATGGTGGAAAATATAAACCTGAGCCGGCTCCACGCAGATCCGCGCCGAAAGGCAGTCGTTTGCTTAAGGAGGACAGAGCTTTAAATAAGCAGCATAGACCAAAAAAAGAGACTTACACAAATCATCCACTACTGCAGCACTCTGAACATAGGTTTGAGCGTGAAAGTGCAATAGAAGTTCCAGCACAGCCTACCAAACTGCCCCACTACATGTACCCAGAAACTCCTCCGTATGCAGCAACAGCTTCAGACAAGGAGCTCTCAGCTCAAAGACAGCAGCCTAAGCCGTCCCCGATAAAAGAAAACGAAGTTAAAGTGACGAACTCGAAAATAAATCTTCTTAAACAAGGTCGTAGCCTCGCACATCAGACATCATCGCATGCACAAAAACAGTTAAATGCTTCGACGCTCGAGGATGACCATGATTCAGGCATAGCTATGAACTCCCTTTTGAACAGCCTGGGTCGTCGCAATCCGATTGCCGAAAAGAAAAGCGTATTCTCCATTGCCTACGACGATGTTAGTCGGGTCAAAAAGATTCCCTCAGGTGGCGAGTCGCCACAATACTCGTAA